Below is a genomic region from Bacillus mycoides.
TGTAGAAATGGAGGGAGACGAGTGCACGAGCATTTAAAAGAGAAGTTAGCAATTTTGCCCGATCAACCTGGTTGTTATTTAATGAAGGATAAGCAGGGAACGGTTATATATGTCGGAAAAGCAAAGGTACTCAAAAATCGTGTGCGCTCGTACTTTACTGGTTCGCATGATGGGAAAACACTTCGGCTTGTTGGAGAAATTGTTGATTTTGAATATATTGTGACTTCCTCAAATTTGGAGGCTCTTATTTTAGAGTTAAATTTAATAAAAAAATATGATCCAAAATATAATATTCAATTAAAAGATGATAAAACATATCCTTTCATTAAAATTACAGCTGAAAAACAGCCGCGCTTACTCATTACGCGAAATGTAAAAAAGGATAAAGGAAAGTACTTTGGGCCTTATCCAAATGCGCAATCGGCACATGAAACAAAGAAATTATTAGATCGTATGTATCCACTTCGTAAATGTTCAAATATGCCAGATAAAGTTTGCTTGTATTATCATATGGGTCAATGTTTAGCACCTTGTGTGAAAGAAGTAACGGATGAGCAAAACAAAGAAATTGTTGATGAAATTATTAAATTCTTAAACGGTGGGCATAAAGAAATTCGTTCAGAATTAGAAACGAAGATGTATGAGGCTTCAGAAAAGCTAGAATTTGAACGGGCGAAAGAGTTGCGAGATCAAATTGCTCATATTGATGCAATTATGGAAAAGCAAAAGATGATTATGAGTGATTTAGTGGATCGTGATGTGTTTGGATATGCAGTTGATAAAGGGTGGATGTGTGTTCAAGTTTTCTTCGTTCGAAAAGGAAAGCTAATTGAACGTGATGTTTCTATGTTCCCGATTTATGATGAACCAGAAGAGGGATTTTTAACTTTTATCGGTCAATTTTATGAAAACAGTAGTCATTTCAAGCCGAAGGAAATTGTTGTTCCAGGAAGTATAGATTCAGAATTAGTAGAGCGCTTTTTAGAAGTTGAAGCGACACAGCCGAAGCGTGGGAAGAAAAAAGACCTTGTAGAATTAGCAAATAAAAACGCAAAAATTGCACTAGAAGAGAAATTTCACTTAATTGAACGTGATGAAGAGCGGACGGTTAAAGCCATTGATAATTTAGGGAAGCAGCTGGGCATTGAAACCCCATATCGTATTGAAGCGTTTGATAACTCGAATATTCAAGGGACAAATCCCGTTTCCGCAATGATTGCTTTTATCGATGGGAAACCAGCGAAGAAAGAATATCGGAAATATAAAATTAAAACGGTTCAAGGTCCTGATGATTACGAATCTATGAGGGAAGTTGTAAGACGCCGTTATACGAGGGCGCTTAAAGAGAATTTACCTTTACCAGATTTAATCATTATTGATGGTGGAAAAGGCCATCTGGCCGCTACAAGTGATGTTCTGGAGAACGAACTCGGTTTATATATTCCGATGGCAGGGCTTGTAAAAGATGACAAACATAAAACCTCCCAT
It encodes:
- the uvrC gene encoding excinuclease ABC subunit C — protein: MHEHLKEKLAILPDQPGCYLMKDKQGTVIYVGKAKVLKNRVRSYFTGSHDGKTLRLVGEIVDFEYIVTSSNLEALILELNLIKKYDPKYNIQLKDDKTYPFIKITAEKQPRLLITRNVKKDKGKYFGPYPNAQSAHETKKLLDRMYPLRKCSNMPDKVCLYYHMGQCLAPCVKEVTDEQNKEIVDEIIKFLNGGHKEIRSELETKMYEASEKLEFERAKELRDQIAHIDAIMEKQKMIMSDLVDRDVFGYAVDKGWMCVQVFFVRKGKLIERDVSMFPIYDEPEEGFLTFIGQFYENSSHFKPKEIVVPGSIDSELVERFLEVEATQPKRGKKKDLVELANKNAKIALEEKFHLIERDEERTVKAIDNLGKQLGIETPYRIEAFDNSNIQGTNPVSAMIAFIDGKPAKKEYRKYKIKTVQGPDDYESMREVVRRRYTRALKENLPLPDLIIIDGGKGHLAATSDVLENELGLYIPMAGLVKDDKHKTSHLIIGDPPEPVMLERNSQEFYLLQRIQDEVHRFAITFHRQLHGKSVIQSALDDIPGIGDKRKKVLLKHFGSLKKMKEASIAEFVEAGMPKNVAEMIYTYLTDKKTL